The Sporolituus thermophilus DSM 23256 genome includes a region encoding these proteins:
- the rpoN gene encoding RNA polymerase factor sigma-54, with product MRMDYGLRQELSQKLVMTPQLRQAIAILQLSSLELVEMIEAELLENPVLEVEDNRLGEAETEQPIEAGGPDLASDYLEWVKYLDEGIDTGFAPAEEEKSSAEFYGASAVPLHEHLEFQLHLATLNASARRAGEYLIGCIDDNGYLRVSVEEAAAALAMPAALVEEVLTLIQTFDPPGVGARDLRECLSIQVRQRGLNDPIVRAVIDGHLADIAAGRLRCIADKLGCTTQDVQRAVDVIRTLDPKPGRGFGQGSQSAYILPDVTVERVGGRYVILINDSVVPRLTINPYYRRLMREADSDARRFVEGRINAALWLMRSIEQRRRTLYNVVEAIVDLQRDFFDHGPKFLRPLTMKRVAERLGIHESTVSRATANKYAATPHGLLALRAFFSAGVQGSGGEDVAAAQVKREIRELVAQEDPARPLSDQALTDLLNRRGIAVSRRTVAKYREELGIPSSCKRKRY from the coding sequence ATGCGCATGGACTATGGCCTCAGGCAGGAGCTGTCGCAAAAACTGGTCATGACGCCGCAACTGCGCCAAGCCATAGCCATTTTGCAGCTGTCGTCCCTCGAACTTGTTGAAATGATCGAAGCCGAGCTTTTAGAAAACCCTGTCCTCGAGGTGGAAGACAATAGGCTGGGCGAGGCGGAAACCGAACAGCCCATTGAGGCTGGCGGCCCCGACTTGGCCAGTGATTATCTGGAGTGGGTAAAGTATCTTGACGAAGGGATTGATACCGGCTTTGCCCCGGCGGAGGAGGAAAAATCGTCAGCCGAGTTCTACGGTGCGTCCGCGGTGCCGCTTCATGAACACCTTGAATTTCAGCTGCATTTGGCCACCTTGAATGCGAGCGCCCGCCGGGCCGGGGAATATCTTATCGGCTGTATCGATGACAACGGATACTTGCGGGTGTCGGTGGAAGAAGCGGCGGCGGCGCTGGCCATGCCGGCGGCGTTGGTGGAAGAGGTGCTGACGCTGATTCAAACCTTTGACCCGCCCGGCGTAGGCGCCCGCGACCTCCGGGAATGCCTCTCCATCCAGGTGCGCCAGCGCGGCCTGAACGACCCGATCGTTCGGGCCGTGATCGACGGCCATTTGGCAGACATAGCCGCCGGGCGTCTGCGCTGTATTGCCGACAAATTGGGCTGTACAACCCAGGATGTCCAGCGGGCAGTCGACGTTATTCGGACGCTTGATCCCAAGCCGGGCCGGGGCTTTGGCCAGGGCAGCCAGTCGGCCTATATCCTCCCGGACGTGACGGTTGAACGGGTGGGCGGCCGGTATGTAATTCTCATCAATGACTCGGTCGTGCCGCGCCTGACCATCAATCCCTATTACCGCCGTCTGATGCGGGAAGCCGACAGTGACGCGCGGCGGTTTGTCGAGGGGCGCATCAATGCCGCGCTGTGGCTAATGCGCAGCATTGAGCAGCGCCGCCGGACGCTGTATAACGTTGTTGAAGCCATTGTTGACCTGCAACGCGACTTTTTCGACCATGGCCCGAAGTTTTTGCGGCCACTGACGATGAAAAGGGTCGCCGAACGCCTGGGCATTCATGAATCGACCGTCAGCCGGGCTACGGCCAATAAATATGCCGCTACGCCGCACGGGCTGCTTGCGCTGCGGGCCTTTTTCTCCGCCGGCGTGCAGGGATCGGGCGGCGAAGATGTTGCCGCTGCCCAGGTCAAACGGGAAATCAGGGAACTGGTGGCCCAGGAAGATCCGGCGCGCCCGCTGAGCGACCAAGCGCTGACCGATCTTTTGAACCGCCGCGGTATCGCCGTGTCGCGGCGCACGGTGGCCAAATACCGGGAAGAGCTGGGCATTCCGTCTTCGTGTAAGCGCAAACGGTATTAA
- a CDS encoding GntR family transcriptional regulator → MTGEGGRMLPIKIDYTSGIPIYVQIKEAIQNAIRTGAYPQGAQLPTVRQLAVQLKINANTVSRAYTELEREGVISSQQGRGTFVTMPTDIDYAKLAQLEAKVVRLLEEAAALGFSAADVQAVLDNAVRQSTLLTRKEV, encoded by the coding sequence ATGACGGGGGAGGGAGGCCGGATGCTGCCCATCAAGATTGACTACACCAGCGGAATTCCGATCTATGTGCAGATTAAAGAGGCCATTCAGAACGCGATCCGGACAGGCGCTTACCCGCAGGGGGCACAGCTGCCGACGGTGCGGCAACTGGCCGTCCAGCTCAAAATCAACGCCAACACGGTCAGTCGGGCCTACACCGAGCTGGAGCGCGAAGGCGTCATTTCCAGCCAGCAGGGCCGTGGCACCTTTGTCACGATGCCCACCGATATTGATTACGCCAAGCTGGCCCAGCTGGAGGCGAAGGTGGTTCGGCTGCTAGAGGAGGCGGCGGCGCTCGGGTTTTCCGCCGCCGATGTACAGGCGGTATTGGATAATGCCGTCCGGCAGAGCACCCTACTGACTAGAAAAGAGGTGTAA
- a CDS encoding SPFH domain-containing protein produces the protein MAKKQNLGNANPPLTMQQPQIGPCHRPSWFPFNVFMLSCAAGIALYAYFDKLWLAAAVIIAGTLLSMSVRVAAEWEKAVVLRLGKYKGLKGPGHFWLIPFIDTVAYWIDQRIVATPFLAEQTLTKDTVPVNVDAILFWVVWDPEKAALEVENYREAVAWTAQTALRDVVGRTMLSELLSERENLDKILQEVIDRRTEPWGITVQSVEIRDVIIPEALQEAMSREAQAERERRARIILGTTETEIAHRFAAAAKVYENNPIALQLRAMNILYEGLKEKGSLVVTPSGVADALNLGAIAAITKGLEEKKAEPVREEAAATKEMA, from the coding sequence ATGGCGAAAAAGCAAAATCTTGGCAATGCCAATCCCCCGCTCACTATGCAGCAGCCGCAGATTGGACCGTGTCACCGTCCGAGTTGGTTTCCATTCAACGTTTTTATGTTGTCCTGCGCGGCCGGTATCGCGTTATATGCCTATTTTGATAAACTGTGGCTGGCGGCTGCCGTCATCATTGCCGGCACGCTTCTCAGCATGTCGGTCAGGGTGGCGGCCGAATGGGAAAAAGCCGTGGTGCTGCGGCTTGGCAAGTACAAGGGGTTGAAGGGGCCGGGCCATTTCTGGCTTATTCCGTTCATCGATACCGTTGCCTATTGGATTGACCAGCGGATTGTCGCTACCCCTTTTTTGGCCGAACAAACGCTGACGAAAGACACCGTACCGGTAAATGTTGATGCCATTTTGTTTTGGGTGGTGTGGGACCCGGAAAAGGCCGCCCTCGAGGTGGAAAACTACCGTGAGGCGGTGGCTTGGACGGCCCAGACGGCGCTGCGTGACGTCGTGGGGCGGACGATGCTGTCCGAGCTCCTTTCCGAGCGGGAAAACCTGGATAAGATTTTGCAGGAAGTCATCGACCGCCGGACCGAACCGTGGGGAATTACGGTCCAGTCGGTAGAAATCCGGGACGTGATTATTCCCGAGGCGTTGCAGGAGGCCATGAGCCGCGAGGCCCAGGCGGAGCGGGAACGGCGGGCCCGCATTATTCTCGGCACGACCGAAACCGAGATCGCCCACCGCTTTGCCGCTGCCGCCAAAGTTTACGAAAATAATCCCATTGCCCTACAACTCCGGGCGATGAATATTTTGTACGAGGGCTTAAAGGAAAAAGGCAGTTTGGTGGTGACGCCGAGCGGCGTCGCCGATGCGCTTAACCTTGGCGCCATCGCCGCCATAACCAAAGGCCTGGAGGAGAAGAAAGCCGAGCCTGTCCGCGAAGAAGCGGCGGCGACCAAGGAGATGGCCTGA